A region from the Fusarium musae strain F31 chromosome 1, whole genome shotgun sequence genome encodes:
- a CDS encoding hypothetical protein (EggNog:ENOG41) produces the protein MADPSTSGLSTDNEADDSTTARGEKTRQLSTRACDACRARRRKTQPPAVISPELHVESPTHYEEEETLHTEVPTSLGNSDLTLAFGSSPNAPSPSRPPIHSHVAHFNQSRNAELFDTQFQTDEICPRSLFMIIMTDYIDHIYPLVPVVHLPTFRKDLASNKDVTDLDTLLLFVSIASLTVGLLPSKFDSYHALAARFGTRTATISHCSQMCIRLRPADYWDHISHRKWATAYCLSIGAFQVGQINQSRMFEAESMQLARLLGMHLVSEYEGLNPIETQLRKKSFWLQLYTFAHSKIQPGRCNYLTYLDNYTIRDVNFAALEPLNIVDENITETGIVGQLPLTPSVGLPNNTDSADDAPFHSTTVFIMASRAFLLGMRESMVNDGCNCGFGRSPEERLSKLRDLLDQLRYILDGLPTHMRQWGPGDNYQSFDGGERRQDAFSGANIEHLQNESTRANLHVSHLWLQNFLLDKMDVALQEMKDREGDDSYVTMQLKQNWRDREDVARQLLHILHSIPHAYLEPNGLYLIYKVRSIASSLLNCPFEMDRQLSRRVSEYIQEFTKVLSYLDRSEIVNTDGLRSWIDEGQHMHHDT, from the exons ATGGCAGACCCCAGCACATCAGGGCTATCGACCGACAATGAAGCCGATGACTCGACCACAGCTCGCGGAGAAAAGACGAGGCAGTTGAGTACCAGGGCATGCGATGCGTGTCGTGCTCGGCGGAGGAA AACTCAGCCACCTGCTGTCATCTCTCCAGAGTTACACGTCGAGAGTCCAACCCAttacgaagaagaagaaacactCCATACAGAAGTTCCGACATCTCTTGGTAATTCTGATCTGACGCTGGCATTTGGATCGTCGCCAAATGCGCCATCGCCCAGCCGTCCACCTATTCACAGCCATGTCGCGCACTTCAACCAATCTCGAAATGCCGAGTTATTCGATACACAGTTCCAGACGGATGAAATATGCCCCCGAAGCTtgttcatgatcatcatgacCGACTATATCGACCATATTTACCCACTCGTTCCTGTCGTACATCTTCCAACCTTTCGTAAGGACCTAGCATCGAATAAGGACGTCACCGACCTCGACACTCTACTGCTCTTCGTATCAATAGCTTCGTTGACTGTCGGCTTGCTGCCATCAAAATTTGACAGTTATCATGCCCTAGCAGCTCGCTTCGGTACTCGCACAGCTACGATCAGTCACTGCTCTCAGATGTGCATCCGCCTTCGCCCCGCGGACTACTGGGATCATATCAGCCATCGGAAGTGGGCTACTGCATATTGTCTCTCGATCGGAGCGTTTCAAGTAGGACAGATCAACCAAAGCCGCATGTTTGAAGCAGAGTCAATGCAGCTCGCGCGACTGTTAGGCATGCATCTAGTATCTGAGTACGAGGGATTGAATCCGATTGAAACTCAATTACGCAAGAAGTCGTTCTGGCTGCAGCTCTACACTTTCGC CCATTCCAAGATACAACCTGGTAGATGTAACTACTTGACATATCTCGACAACTACACTATTAGAGATGTGAACTTTGCCGCATTGGAACCTCTCAATATCGTAGACGAGAACATAACCGAAACAGGAATTGTTGGCCAGCTTCCATTGACACCATCGGTTGGGCTACCAAATAACACAGACTCAGCAGACGACGCGCCGTTTCACTCCACAaccgtcttcatcatggcatctcgCGCATTCCTCTTGGGTATGCGAGAGTCTATGGTCAATGATGGCTGCAACTGCGGCTTTGGTCGGTCCCCAGAAGAGCGTCTGTCGAAGCTGagagatcttcttgatcaactGCGGTATATACTTGATGGCTTGCCCACGCACATGCGCCAGTGGGGGCCAGGCGATAACTATCAATCGTTTGATGGTGGCGAAAGGCGTCAAGATGCTTTTAGTGGTGCAAATATTGAGCATTTGCAGAATGAGAGTACTAGGGCCAACCTACACGTCAGCCACTTGTGGCTACAGAACTTTCTGCTTGATAAAATGGATGTCGCTTTGCAAGAGATGAAGGACCGAGAAGGAGACGACTCCTACGTCACGATGCAGCTAAAGCAAAATTGGAGAGACCGTGAAGATGTAGCGCGCCAACTACTCCATATCCTCCACAGTATCCCCCATGCTTACCTAGAGCCCAACGGTCTATATCTC ATCTACAAAGTCCGCAGCATTGCGAGCTCCCTGCTGAACTGCCCCTTTGAGATGGACAGGCAGCTTTCCCGTCGGGTTTCGGAGTACATCCAGGAGTTCACAAAAGTGCTGTCGTACCTCGACAGGAGCGAGATTGTCAACACTGACGGGTTAAGGAGTTGGATAGACGAGGGTCAGCATATGCATCATGATACCTAG
- a CDS encoding hypothetical protein (EggNog:ENOG41) encodes MEPFVYSPLPHKIIFGRGSIRQLPECLQQLGFRRALVLSTPYQLDQAKQITDILESHVEDSWIFSEATMHTPLNITEKALAFCQTNNPDVLVSIGGGSTTGLGKAISFRKGIYHISIPTTYAGSEVTPILGETVDGIKTTKTQMEILPKTVIYDVNLTLTLPLPMSLTSIINAIAHGVEALYAPNLNPIVSLMAVEGVRSLANGSYELLNDPDSIVARSTCQYGAWLCGTCLGSVGMSLHHKLCHTLGGSFNLPHAETHTIVLPHALAYNAPKVPQAMKALAGVFPDSQGDALRGLNTLLNKLGVPRSLKSIGFKEEDIDKAADIAVSKSYANPREIDRDLIREVIRRAWAGEDARADL; translated from the coding sequence ATGGAGCCCTTTGTGTACAGCCCTTTGCCTCACAAGATCATCTTTGGACGGGGTTCAATCCGTCAACTTCCGGAATGCCTTCAGCAACTTGGTTTCCGTCGGGCCCTCGTCCTATCGACGCCCTACCAACTCGACCAAGCCAAACAAATCACCGATATTCTCGAGTCGCACGTCGAAGACAGTTGGATTTTCTCCGAAGCCACAATGCACACTCCCTTGAATATCACCGAGAAGGCCCTCGCGTTTTGCCAGACGAATAACCCCGACGTTCTGGTATCTATTGGTGGCGGTAGTACCACCGGCCTCGGCAAGGCGATCAGCTTCCGCAAGGGCATCTACCATATCTCTATCCCGACTACATACGCTGGTAGCGAGGTGACGCCAATTCTTGGTGAAACTGTTGATGGCATTAAGACGACCAAGACACAGATGGAAATCTTGCCTAAAACTGTTATATACGACGTCAACTTGACCCTCACGCTTCCACTTCCCATGTCGctcaccagcatcatcaacgctATCGCGCATGGCGTCGAAGCGCTCTACGCTCCCAACTTGAACCCTATCGTTAGTCTAATGGCCGTCGAAGGTGTGAGGTCTCTCGCAAACGGATCATACGAGCTACTCAACGATCCCGATTCCATCGTGGCACGATCGACTTGCCAATATGGCGCTTGGCTCTGCGGAACTTGCTTAGGCAGCGTTGGAATGTCTCTGCATCACAAGCTTTGCCATACACTAGGTGGCTCTTTCAACCTGCCCCATGCCGAGACGCATACTATTGTTCTCCCGCATGCGTTGGCGTACAACGCCCCCAAGGTTCCGCAGGCCATGAAGGCCCTGGCTGGGGTGTTTCCAGACAGCCAGGGAGATGCTCTACGCGGTCTCAACACACTGCTCAACAAGTTGGGTGTTCCACGAAGCTTGAAGTCCATTGGATTTAAAGAAGAGGATATTGATAAGGCAGCTGATATTGCTGTCAGTAAGTCTTATGCTAATCCCAGGGAGATTGATCGAGATCTTATCCGGGAAGTCATTAGAAGGGCATGGGCTGGAGAAGATGCAAGGGCAGATTTGTAA
- a CDS encoding hypothetical protein (EggNog:ENOG41~CAZy:GH3), which translates to MDVETLIQQLTLEEKVQLTAGVGWWHTASIERLSIPPIRLSDGPNGVRGTHFFDSTPSSCLPCGSALGATWNTDLTHRLGQLLSDEAHAKGAHVLLGPTVNIQRGPLGGRGFESFSEDPFLSGILAGHYVRGVQKNGVSATMKHFACNDMESARMAVDVQVTERALREVYLMPFMIAVEMASPRVFMTAYNKVNGTHAPDNHHLLQDILRDEWKWDGLVVSDWFGTYSTTEAINAGQDLEMPGPTRWRGETLVHAVTSNNVKRSTLDERVRNVLKLVKHSIENTSIPPNAPETQLQSEQNTRLLREAAAESVVLLKNDRGVLPLDPTKKVAVIGPNADISTYCGGGSASLRAYHTVSPLEGIKVIAKDVSFTKGLYGHRSLPQIGKLLKTVDEQRQGFTLRIYNDPPPTSGPDTRKVLETRILDDSNIWFVDYEHPALEQIWYAEMEGVLSPEKSGEWDFGLCVHGTGELFIDGELVVSNVKNQKPGSSFLGCGTIEKTGSKMLEGGKCYNVVVRWGCDKTSDLKVSGVVDFGQGGMRLGGCPRLEPRQALQDAVELAKSVDQVVLCVGTSGEWESEGQDRANMSLPPGSDELISAVLQANPNTVVLIQSGTPVSMPWVDQASTIAQAWFGGNEAGNGIADVLFGAVSPSGKLPITMPRRVADNPSALSFRSEGGRVLYGEDVHVGYRWYDTLDIEPLFPFGHGLSYTTFDLSDVRIEEHVASESSKMTVSVNVTNIGSRSGAAVVQVYVKPPHPTPLTASALDTITRSSKELKDFTKIHLEVGASRVAKIELDVLRATSYWSEREDYWCSDPGDYTVLVGMSSRCEFLEKTFTVRNATTWRGLRA; encoded by the exons ATGGATGTCGAGACCCTCATACAGCAATTGACCCTTGAAGAAAAGGTCCAGCTCACAGCTG GAGTCGGATGGTGGCATACAGCATCAATTGAACGTCTCTCAATACCCCCAATCCGCCTCTCAGACGGCCCCAACGGCGTACGAGGAACTCACTTCTTCGACAGCACCCCATCATCCTGCCTCCCCTGCGGCAGCGCGCTCGGCGCAACATGGAACACTGATCTCACCCACCGTCTTGGACAATTACTCTCCGACGAAGCTCACGCCAAAGGTGctcatgttcttcttggtccTACCGTCAATATCCAGAGAGGGCCGTTAGGCGGAAGAGGCTTTGAGTCGTTTTCTGAAGATCCTTTCCTTTCGGGTATCTTGGCGGGGCATTATGTGCGTGGTGTGCAAAAGAATGGCGTTTCTGCTACGATGAAGCATTTCGCTTGTAATGATATGGAGAGTGCGAGGATGGCTGTTGATGTGCAGGTTACGGAACGGGCGTTGAGAGAGGTGTATCTTATGCCGTTTATGATTGCCGTTGAGATGGCGAGTCCGAGGGTTTTTATGACAGCGTATAATAAGGTCAACGGGACGCATGCGCCAGATAATCACCACTTGTTGCAAGATATCCTGCGCGATGAGTGGAAGTGGGATGGTTTGGTTGTGAGCGACTGGTTCGGCACGTACAGTACAACTGAGGCCATCAACGCGGGGCAAGATCTCGAGATGCCGGGCCCTACGCGATGGCGCGGTGAGACTCTGGTTCACGCTGTTACGTCGAACAATGTCAAGAGGTCAACGCTGGATGAACGCGTGAGGAATGTCTTGAAGCTGGTCAAGCATTCTATCGAGAACACAAGCATACCTCCAAACGCGCCGGAGACTCAACTTCAGAGCGAACAAAATACCCGTCTGTTacgagaagctgctgctgagtcGGTGGTGTTGCTCAAGAATGACAGGGGAGTTTTGCCTCTGGACCCTACGAAGAAAGTGGCAGTCATTGGGCCCAATGCCGACATCAGCACTTATTGCGGTGGTGGAAGTGCAAGTCTTCGAGCGTACCATACTGTTTCTCCACTGGAGGGCATCAAAGTTATCGCGAAGGACGTTTCTTTCACTAAAGGACTCTACGGCCATCGATCACTGCCTCAAATAGGCAAGCTGCTGAAGACGGTTGACGAACAGCGTCAAGGATTCACTCTTCGCATATACAATGACCCACCTCCGACTTCAGGACCAGATACACGCAAAGTCCTCGAGACTAGAATTCTTGATGACTCAAATATCTGGTTTGTGGATTATGAGCATCCAGCACTGGAGCAGATTTGGTACGCTGAGATGGAGGGTGTCTTGTCCCCAGAGAAGTCTGGAGAATGGGACTTTGGTCTTTGTGTGCATGGCACTGGCGAGCTATTCATTGATGGTGAGCTGGTAGTCTCGAATGTAAAGAACCAAAAGCCAGGCAGTTCATTCCTCGGTTGCGGCACGATCGAGAAAACAGGTAGCAAGATGCTCGAAGGCGGCAAGTGTTACAACGTCGTCGTGCGCTGGGGCTGCGACAAGACCTCTGATCTCAAGGTTTCTGGAGTCGTTGACTTTGGCCAAGGCGGTATGCGTCTTGGTGGCTGCCCCAGACTTGAGCCACGACAGGCACTCCAAGACGCGGTTGAACTGGCCAAGAGCGTCGATCAAGTTGTTCTGTGTGTTGGGACGAGTGGAGAGTGGGAGAGTGAAGGGCAGGATCGAGCAAATatgtctcttcctcctgggAGTGATGAACTGATCTCCGCTGTGCTACAAGCGAATCCCAATACAGTGGTACTTATACAGAGTGGCACGCCTGTTTCGATGCCGTGGGTTGATCAGGCTAGTACCATTGCGCAAGCGTGGTTTGGTGGTAATGAGGCTGGTAATGGCATCGCAGACGTATTGTTCGGTGCAGTCAGTCCC TCTGGCAAACTGCCAATTACCATGCCTAGACGCGTGGCAGATAACCCCAGCGCCCTAAGCTTCCGATCAGAGGGAGGTCGCGTGCTTTACGGCGAAGACGTGCATGTCGGCTATCGCTGGTACGACACGCTTGACATTGAACCCTTGTTCCCTTTTGGTCATGGGTTGTCTTATACTACCTTTGATCTGTCCGACGTACGGATTGAAGAGCACGTTGCCTCTGAGAGCAGCAAGATGACAGTAAGCGTGAACGTGACAAACATCGGCTCGCGATCAGGCGCTGCTGTCGTGCAAGTCTACGTTAAGCCGCCGCATCCAACGCCGCTTACTGCCTCAGCTCTTGACACGATCACGAGATCCAGCAAAGAGCTCAAGGACTTTACGAAGATACATCTTGAAGTAGGTGCAAGTCGCGTCGCAAAGATTGAGCTAGATGTGCTACGTGCGACGAGTTATTGGAGTGAGAGGGAAGACTATTGGTGCAGTGACCCCGGGGACTACACGGTATTGGTGGGTATGAGCAGTAGATGTGAGTTCCTGGAGAAGACTTTTACTGTCCGGAACGCGACGACGTGGCGTGGACTTCGGGCATGA
- a CDS encoding hypothetical protein (MEROPS:MER0014065), with the protein MATDMLPGFTRQFIETADGVSIFVRTKIDSGKPPLLLLHGFPQTHVDVILLDLRGYGQSAIVPSTNGSGYSKRLMANDCISVMSQLGYNKFLLVGHDRGARVAYRLAFDHPEAVLKVVVMDIIPTAAMFQGFGDVTAGLKAYHWLFLAQPDPFPEKMIQGADNGKHYLEHTLASWTRKKSLEDFDERALEEYRKAYCNEKRIHSTCEDYRAGAFLDKVYDEKDLQEGNKIRAPMLAIWGNAGVSAESLQNKSEGPLEIWQKYARDVRGKALECGHFIPEEDPKGLAEVLIPFLLGE; encoded by the exons ATGGCTACAGATATGTTGCCGGGCTTCACTCGCCAATTTATCGAGACCGCAGATGGTGTTTCCATTTTTGTCCGCACCAAGATTGATTCGGGAAAAccccctcttcttctcctccacggGTTCCCTCAGACACACGTCGA TGTTATTCTCTTAGATCTTCGTGGATATGGCCAGTCAGCTATCGTTCCTAGCACCAACGGATCTGGCTATTCCAAGCGGCTGATGGCTAACGATTGCATCTCCGTCATGTCCCAGCTAGGATACAATAAATTTCTCCTCGTCGGACACGATCGCGGTGCCAGAGTTGCTTACCGTCTTGCCTTCGATCACCCTGAAGCAGTCTTAAAAGTGGTTGTTATGGACATTATCCCAACTGCAGCTATGTTCCAAGGTTTTGGAGACGTGACAGCTGGACTGAAAGCTTACCACTGGCTCTTCCTCGCCCAACCTGACCCATTCCCCGAAAAAATGATTCAAGGCGCGGATAATGGCAAGCACTACTTGGAACATACCTTGGCGAgttggacgaggaagaagtcacttgaggactttgatgagaggGCACTCGAGGAATATAGAAAGGCGTACTGCAATGAAAAGAGGATCCATAGCACTTGCGAGGATTACAGAGCTGGAGCGTTCCTGGATAAGGTCtatgatgagaaggatttACAAGAGGGAAATAAGATACGGGCTCCCATGTTGGCTATTTGGGGCAACGCCGGAGTATCTGCCGAGTCTTTGCAAAACAAGTCAGAAGGGCCACTTGAGATCTGGCAGAAGTATGCTCGAGACGTGCGTGGCAAGGCGTTGGAGTGCGGGCACTTTATTCCTGAGGAGGATCCAAAAGGCTTAGCTGAGGTACTGATACCATTTCTCCTCGGGGAGTAG
- a CDS encoding hypothetical protein (EggNog:ENOG41) produces the protein MLNNAVFAFLQLWLATLAFAAPIADEVTITGAEPWHYGTGGGIVGFIVLVLDILVWIEVLQSNRPVSHKILWCLVVFLFPIVGMIVYYLFSNRKSHMRNSDYTPVP, from the exons ATGCTCAACAACGCTGTCTTCGCCTTCCTCCAGCTCTGGCTCGCTACGCTTGCCTTTGCTGCTCCCATTGCTGACGAGGTCACCATCACTGGCGCTGAGCCTTGGCACTACGGAACTGGCGGTGGAATTGTCGGTTTCATCGTTTTGGTTCTCGACATCCTTGTCTGGA TCGAGGTCCTCCAGTCCAACCGCCCCGTCTCGCACAAGATCCTCTGGTGTCTTgttgtcttcctcttccccaTCGTCGGAATGATCGTCTACTACCTCTTCTCCAACCGCAAGTCTCACATGCGCAACTCTGACTACACCCCCGTTCCCTAA